A window from Solea senegalensis isolate Sse05_10M linkage group LG15, IFAPA_SoseM_1, whole genome shotgun sequence encodes these proteins:
- the nkx1.2la gene encoding NK1 transcription factor related 2-like,a — translation MLDAKNCGVTMTSSHKISFSILDILDPNKFNSKRVNELSCVDEKFSVPDEDVSSLETDSDAAAEGDARGERTKAGEDQRNELSASGDHTTVVTDPLQTRDSEPRLTVEQDDGETPQAPSPHKRRRPDQTCAKPRRARTAFTYEQLVALENKFRATRYLSVCERLNLALSLSLTETQVKIWFQNRRTKWKKQNPGADSTLQPGSNSLISVSPNSAVCASSSSGFHQTFPTFSSGNVIFHTNGAVPLPSTGGLLHPFVSSGFVQPTYFNPHL, via the exons atgttGGACGCCAAGAACTGTGGAGTGACAATGACGTCCAGTCATAAGATTTCTTTTTCAATCCTCGACATATTGGATCCAAACAAGTTCAACAGCAAAAGGGTGAACGAACTTTCCTGCGTTGACGAGAAGTTTTCTGTGCCAGACGAAGACGTATCAAGTTTGGAGACGGACAGCGacgcagcagcagaaggagacGCCAGAGGGGAGCGCACAAAAGCAG gAGAGGATCAAAGAAATGAACTCTCAGCCTCCGGGGATCACACAACAGTCGTCACTGACCCGCTGCAGACCCGGGACTCAGAACCCCGTCTCACAGTGGAGCAGGACGACGGAGAGACACCGCAGGCCCCGTCCCCGCACAAGCGGCGGCGCCCGGACCAGACCTGCGCCAAACCGCGGCGTGCCAGAACCGCGTTCACCTACGAGCAGCTGGTGGCTCTGGAAAACAAGTTCCGCGCAACTCGGTACCTGTCGGTGTGTGAGAGACTGAACCTGGCCCTGTCCTTGAGTCTCACGGAGACCCAGGTGAAAATCTGGTTCCAGAACAGGAGGACCAAGTGGAAAAAGCAGAATCCCGGAGCGGACAGCACCTTACAGCCCGGGTCCAACTCTCTCATCAGCGTCAGTCCAAACTCAGCCGTGTGTGCGTCAAGCTCCTCCGGCTTCCACCAGACTTTCCCGACATTCAGCTCCGGGAATGTCATCTTCCACACGAACGGTGCTGTTCCGCTTCCGTCCACCGGAGGGCTCCTGCATCCCTTCGTGTCCAGTGGATTTGTGCAGCCAACTTATTTTAACCCACATCTATGA
- the LOC122782188 gene encoding G-protein coupled receptor 26-like: MDAADIVASLLVSGIILVSLLSNAVVLICFLCNPEIRKQAPALFILNLTFCNLLLSVSNMPVTLVGLLAAGHPGGSSVFCQIVGFLDTFLTTNAMLSMGALSIDRWLAVVFPLSYHSRMRHRDAVMALGYTWTHSLCFSIVGTWRSWVGYHHVYASCTLCSARANGTQFIIFTVSLHSLTFLLTLIVLCVTYLKVLKVARSHCKRIDVITMQTLVLLVDIHPSVRQKCLDEQRRRRQRATKKISTFIGTFVVCFTPYVITRMVELFCPAPISPHWGVLSKCLAYSKAASDPFVYSLLRHQYKKACSLLANKVLKRSPLNSSFGTENNTRRSDNIVSAANNSQPPANKPIIQ; the protein is encoded by the exons ATGGACGCAGCAGACATAGTCGCCTCCTTGTTGGTTTCGGGGATAATTCTGGTGTCGCTGCTGTCCAACGCTGTGGTGCTGATCTGCTTTCTGTGCAACCCGGAGATCCGCAAGCAGGCGCCCGCTCTTTTCATCCTCAACTTGACCTTTTGCAACCTGTTGCTCAGCGTGTCCAACATGCCAGTCACTCTGGTCGGGCTCCTGGCCGCGGGCCACCCCGGCGGCAGCAGCGTCTTCTGCCAGATTGTGGGTTTCCTGGACACTTTCCTCACCACGAACGCCATGCTGAGCATGGGAGCTCTCAGCATCGACAGGTGGCTGGCGGTGGTGTTCCCACTCAGCTATCACTCGAGGATGCGCCACCGCGACGCAGTGATGGCGCTGGGATACACGTGGACGCACTCTCTTTGCTTCTCAATAGTTGGCACCTGGCGCTCCTGGGTCGGGTACCACCACGTTTACGCATCATGCACCCTCTGCAGCGCCAGGGCGAATGGAACTCAGTTCATCATTTTCACCGTGTCTCTGCACTCGCTCACTTTCCTGCTGACGCTCATCGTGCTGTGTGTAACTTATCTGAAAGTGCTGAAAGTTGCACGGTCTCACTGTAAACGCATTGACGTGATCACTATGCAGacgctggtgctgctggtggacATTCACCCCAG TGTGCGGCAGAAATGCTTGGATGAGCAGAGGCGGAGGAGGCAGAGGGCCACCAAGAAGATCAGCACTTTCATCGGCACATTTGTGGTGTGCTTCACCCCGTATGTCATCACAAG AATGGTAGAGCTCTTCTGCCCAGCGCCCATAAGCCCTCACTGGGGTGTGCTGTCCAAATGTTTGGCCTACAGCAAAGCAGCAAGTGACCCGTTTGTCTACTCACTGCTGCGCCACCAGTACAAGAAGGCCTGCAGCCTTCTCGCCAACAAAGTCCTCAAGAGGAGTCCTCTCAACTCCTCCTTTGGGACGGAGAACAACACAAGGAGAAGCGACAACATCGTCAGCGCAGCCAACAACAGCCAGCCACCTGCCAACAAGCCAATCATCCAGTGA